In Streptomyces sp. TLI_146, the genomic stretch CGCAGGAACGGGTTCGCGCGCGCCGCGAGCCCGGCCACCAGCAGGAACCGGTGGTGGCGCGCCGTCAGATGCGCCTCCTCGTGCGCGATCAGCGCCTGCCGTTCGCGTGCGTCGAGGCTCTCCAGCATCGCGCGCGACACGACGATCCGGCCGCGCGCCCGGGCCGCACCGCGCCCGCCCGGCAGCGCGTACGCATAGGCCCGCGCGTCGTCCGGCAGTACAGCCAGCCTGCCCTCGGGCAGCCCGGCCAGTGTCCGGGTCGCGCGTGTGCGCACCCGCCGGTGCAGCCACACCAGGTGCGCGCACGCCCCGGCGACCGCCATCAGGAGCGGGATCGCCACCTGGCCCACCACCTCGTCGTACGGCAGCACGGCCCGCACCTCGGGGTCGGCCCACGCGTCGGGCAGCGGATTGCCCGGGAGCTGCGCCGTGCCGACCACCATCAGCAGCATCAGGCACAGGGTGCTGCACAGCGCGAGGACGCCGCCGACCGCGGCGAGCAGCCAGGTCGCCGCGCGCGGATGCAGTTGCTGCTCGGCCAGGCGGGCGATCGGCCAGGCGGTCAGCGGCAGGACGAGCGGCAGAAAGACGAACACACCCACTACGTCAGTCCCCGGTCTCCGCTTCGGCGCCGTCCACAGCCGGCACGTCGTCTGAGCCGTCCACACTGTCCGCGCTGTCAAGGAGTGCGCGCAGCAGCCGCTCGTCGTCGGGCGAGAGCGCGGTGACGAAGCTGGCCAGCACGGCGCCCCGGTCCTGCTCGCCGTCCAGCACCTTGCGCATCCGCAGCGCCGCGAGTCCGGCCTCGTCGGCCGCCGGCGTCCAGACGAACGAGCGGCCCGCGCGCTCCCGGGTCACCGACTGCTTGGCGTACAGCCGCGACAGGATGGTCACGACGGTGGTGTACGCGAGCGCTCCGCCGATCCGCTCCCGCACCCAGCCGGCGGTCACCGGCCCCGCCGCGTTCCGCAGCGCCGCCAGGACCTGGGCCTCCAGCTCACCCTGCCCCCGCCTGCGGGCGCGCCTGTCCTCATCCGTCACTTCGTCATCCTACTGAGGGAGGTCGACACTCCCCGAGGGTTCGGGTAACACTCAGCCGTCAGCCGTCAGCCGTCAGCCGTCAGCCGTCAGCCGTCAGCCGTCAGCCGTCAGCCGTCAGCCGTCAGCCGTCAGCCGTCAGCCGTCAGCCGTCAGCCGTCAGCGCCCGGCTCTCGCCGTACGAACGCCGCCCCCGCGTCCCGCAGTCGGGCGTGCAGACGGTGGAACACCGCTGCCGACCGCTCGCCCGGCCAGTCGGGCGGCAGCAGGGCGGCGGGCAGGCCAGGGTCCGCGTACGGCAGGCGGCGCCAGGAGTCCAGGGCGAGCAGATAGTCACGGTAGGCCTCCTCGGGCGGCACTTCGGACGACGTCTGCGCGCGTGCCTCCCAGGCCCGCAGGGCGGGTTCGTGCAGCCCAAGGAACTCGTCGTGCTGCTTGGCGATCGCCGTCAGGTCCCACCACCGGCCGACCGCCTCGGCCGTCGGTGCGAAGCCCAGGTGCTCGCCCCGGAACAGGTCGACGTACGGGGCGAGTTGGAGGCGTTCCAGGGTGTGCCGGGTCTCGTCGTACAGCCGCGCCGGGGCGATCCACACGCCGGGCGCCGCCGTGCCGAAGCCGAGCCCCGCGAGCCGGGAGCGCAGCACATGGCGCTTGTTGCGCTCCGACTCGGGGACCGAGAAGACGGCCAGGACCCAGCCGTCACGCGCGCGTGGACGCGCGTGCGGGTAGATGCGGCGGTCGCCGTCGTCGAGCAACTGGCGCGCGTCGGCGGACAGGGCGTACCCGGCGGCGCCGCTCGCGGTGCGCTCGGGCACCAGGAGCCCGCGCCGTTTGAGCCGGGAGACCGACGACCGTACGGACGGGGCGTCCACGCCCACGGCGGCGAGCAGGCGGATCAGCTCGGCGACCGCGAGGGAGCCGGCCGTCTCGCGCCCGTACGCGCCGTAGAGGGTGACGATCAGGGATCGGGGTGTGTGCTGCTCGGCCACGTGATCACTCTAGGGCCCGCAGCCTGAAGCGCTGCAGCTTGCCGGTCGGCGTCCGGGGGAGGGCGTCGAGGAAGACGACCTCGCGCGGGCACTTGTAGGGGGCGAGCTCGGCCTTCACGTGGTCGCGCAGCAGCCCGGCCATGGCCTCCCCGCCCACCACCCCGTCGCGCAGCACGCAGTACGCCACGACCACCTGCCCGCGGGCCTCGTCGGGGCGGCCGATCACGGCCGTCTCCACCACGTCGGGGTGGCGCATCAGCGCGTCCTCCACCTCTGGGCCCGCGATGTTGTACCCGGCCGAGATGATCATGTCGTCGGCGCGGGCGACATAGCGGAAGTAGCCGTCGGGCTCGCGCACATAGGTGTCGCCGGTGAGGTTCCAGCCTCCTTGGACGTACTCCGACTGGCGGGGGTCGGCCAGATAGCGGCAGCCGACCGGTCCGCGCACCGCGAGCAGACCCGGCTCGCCGTCAACCACCGGTTGACCCGAGGCGTCGACCACGCGCGCGTGCCAGCCGGGCACCGGTTTGCCGGTGGCGCCCGGTCTGATGTCGTCGTCCGCCGCCGAGATGAAGATGTGCAGCAGTTCGGTGGCGCCGATGCCGTTGATGATGCGCAGCCCGGTGCGTTCGTGCCACGCTCGCCAGGTCGCGGCGGGCAGGTTCTCCCCGGCCGACACACAGCGCCGCAGTGCCCCCACGTCGTACCCGTCGAGCTCCTCCAGCATCGCCCGGTAGGCGGTCGGCGCGGTGAACAGGACGGAGACCCGGTGCCGGGCGAGCGCGGGCAGCAGCTGCTTGGGGCCCGACTGTTCGAGCAGCAGCGAGGAGGCGCCCGCCCGCATCGGGAAGATGACCAGGCCGCCCAGGCCGAAGGTGAAGCCGAGTGGCGGGCTGCCCGCGAAGACATCGTCGGGGCGGGGGCGCAGGACGTGCCGGGCGAAGGTGTCCGCGATGGCCAGCACGTCCCGGTGGAAGTGCATACAGCCCTTGGGGCGGCCGGTGGTGCCCGAGGTGAACGCGATCAGCGCCACGTCGTCCGCCGCCGTCGCCACGGCCGTGAACGGCCCCCGGGCCGTGGGCGCGTCGGCGAGGCGCAGCAGGTCGTCGGCCGTACTACCCCCGTAGGGGGTGATACGCAGCCCCGGCACGGCGGCCTTCTCCAGGTCCTCCAGCGACCGCGCGTCGCACAGGGCGTGCCCGATCCGGCCGAGCTCGCAGATGGTGGCGAGCTCGTGGGGCCGCTGCTGGGCCAGTACGGTGACGGCCACCGCGCCCGCCTTCATCACCGCCAGCCAGCACGCGGCCAGCCACGGCGTGGTGGGCCCCCGCAGCAGGACCCGGTTGCCCGGGACCACACCGAGCTCGGTGGTGAGGACGTGGGCGATCCGGTCGACCCTGGCGCGCAGCTCGCCGTACGTCCACGGCGCGCCCTCCGCCGTACGGAAGACGGGCCGGTCCGCGCCGAACCGCTCGATCGTGCGGTCCAGGAGCTCGGCGCCGCAGTTGAGCCGCTCGGGGTAGCGCAGCTCGGGGAGGTCGAAGACCAGTTCCGGCCACTGATCGGCGGGCGGCAGATGGTCGCGGGAAAACGTGTCGGCATGCGCTGAGGTCTTCAGCTCCATACGGGATCGCCCCCTTGTCGCATCTGGAGCGTATCGTTTGGATGACGACAGTCAACGGTTCGCGATACGAGCAGTTTTACGGGTTGGTAGGGCGGGCTTACGGGTCGGTGGGGACGGGTTGGCGAGTCGGTGCACTGAAAGCTCGGGAGTCGGTCGGCTCAAACCCGGAGTCGGTGTACGGAACACGGCGGGGACGCAGCGAGACTGGACGCGAGACGAGAGGGGCCGCCATGCCCGCATTCGCGCTGGAGCCGGAGCAGCAGGAGTGGTGCGCATGGCTGCGCACCACCGCCGGGGAGCGGTTGCGTCCCCTTGCGGACAAGGGTGACCCGGGGCGCGTGAACCGGCCACTCGTCGCCGCCCTCGGCGAGCTCGGGCTCCTGGAGCGGCTGTTCGCCTCGGGCGCGCTCGACCTGTGTCTGATGCGCGAGTCACTGGCGTACGCGTGTACCGAGGCGGAGACCGCGCTCGCCCTCCAGGGGCTCGGCGCCCACCCCGTGGCCGCGCACGGCACCGAGGCGCAGCGGGCCCGCTGGCTGCCCGAGGTCACCGCGGGGCGGGCCGTGGCCGCCTTCGCGCTGAGCGAGCCGGACGCGGGCTCCGACGCGGCCGCCCTCGCCCTCAAGGCCGAGCCGGACGGCGGCGGTTGGCGGCTGACCGGTGAGAAGTGCTGGATCTCCAACGCGCCCGAGGCCGACTTCTGCACCGTGTTCGCCCGGACCACCGAGGGCGCCGGGGCACGCGGCGTGACCGCCTTCCTGGTCCCCGCCGACCGGTCCGGGCTGAGCGGTACCGCCCTCGACATGCTCTCCCCGCACCCGGTCGGGACGCTCGTCTTCGACGGGGTGCGCGTCGGCGCGGGCGACGTCCTGGGGGAGCCCGACCGGGGCTTTCGCGTCGCCATGGGCACGCTGAACCTGTTCCGGCCGAGCGTCGGCGCGTTCGCGGTCGGGATGGCGCAGGCGGCGCTGGACGCGACCGTCGCGCACACCGCGCGCCGCAGCGCGTTCGGCGGCCCGCTCAAGGACCTCCAGGCGGTCGCCCACCAGGTCGCGGAGATGGCGACCCGTACGGAGGCGGCGCGGCTGCTCGTGTACGGGGCGGCTGCCGCGTACGACAGGGGTGCGCCGGAGGTTCCCAAGTATTCGGCGATGGCGAAACTGCTCGCCACGGAGACCGCGCAGTACGTGGTCGACACGGCCGTCCAGCTCCACGGCGCGCGGGCGCTGCGGCGGGGCCATCTGCTCGAACATCTCTACCGAGAGGTGCGCGCGCCCCGGATCTACGAGGGCGCGACCGAGGTGCAGCGCACGATCATCGCGAAGGAGCTGTACCGATGAATCTCCACCGGGTGAACCCCGCCGAACTCTCCCCGGCCACCGGCTTCAGCCACGCCGTCGTCGCCACCGGCGGGCGGCTGGTCTTCCTCGCGGGCCAGACCGCGCTCGACGCCGACGGCAAGGTGGTGGGCGAGACGCTGCCGGAGCAGTTCCGGACCGCGCTCACCAACCTCCTCGCCGCGCTCGCCGCCGCCGGGGGCACCCCGGCCGACCTGGCCCGGGTCACCGTGTACACCACGGACGTGGCGGACTACCGCGCCCGCGCCCACGAACTCGGGCTCATCTGGCGCCAGCTGGCCGGGCGTGATTACCCGGCGATGGCGGTGATCGGCGTCGTACGGCTGTGGGACGAGCAGGCGCGGGTGGAGCTGGACGGGTTCGCGGTGTTGGACTGACGGCTATCGGCTGGCAGATGACAGATAGCAGCTGACGACTGCCAGCTGACCGTCACCCCTCAATCGTCACTTCCCCCGTGCACATACCGGGGAATTAGAGCCCGCACAAGTCTTGTCAGTGCAATTTCACATTACTATGTTACAGCTCACGCGGCGGCTCACCAGGCCCCCAACTGCCGCACAGAACCAGGCGATTCACCCCATCTTCGGGGCGGCTTCGCCGTGCCCCGCCAAAGACCGCCGCTGCTAGACCCGTACACGCATCCCCGCACCGCCGCGCCACCCCCCAATCACCTCCCACACAGGAGACTTCGGTGTCCCAGCTCAGATCCGCCCGCAAGCCCCTGCTCGCCGCCGCCGTCGCGGCGACCCTGCTCGTCACCGCCGGGCAGGCCGCACAGGCAGCCCAGGCCCCGCACCCCGCCAAGGCCGACGCCTCGCGCGCCCTCCCCGCCACCTTCTCCGGGCGGTCCGCCCCGGGCGCCGACACGGGGGCGAACCCGTTCGACGAGGTCGACCACATCGCCAAGGCGCCCAAGCAGACGGCCCGTCAGCTGCCCGCACCCGGCGGCCAGCAGGAGGGACGCATAGCCGGGCCGCAGACCCGCGCGGTCGCCCCGGCCGCCCACAAGGGGCTGCGCGCCGCCGGAGTCGCCTGCACCCTCGACGGCATCACCGGCCTGAGCCCGCAGGGGCTCGCCGACTTCCTCACGGACCCGGCCGTCACCGCCGACGGCTGTCTGCGCGGGCTCATCTGGACCTGGGACGCGCGCCTGGCGCCGGTCATGTCCGACGCCCACGTACAGGCCGTCGCCCGGCGCGCCACCAGCCTCGCCGCCTCCCACGACGGCAAGAACAGCAGCCATCTGCTCGAACTGTTCACCTACCTCCACGCGGTCGCGTACCAGGACTACGGGCGTGACGAGATCGACGTCACCGACCAGCCCACGGTCGACGCGATGCGCGAGGCCGTCGCCGCGCTCGGCTCCGCCGCGCACACCTTCGACGTCACCCCGCAGAACGCCCAGACCCTGCGCGAGGCGCTGTACGCGGCGAGCGCGCCGGGGCTGCGGCAGCACCAGCTCCCCCTGATCAAGCGGGTCCTGGCGACCATGGCGCCGGGCGCTCCGACCGCCGCCAGCAAGGACTGGGCCGGCGCCGCGCTCGCCGCGCTCTCCGTCAACTACCTCGGCGTCTACCCGGGCAACAAGGACACCGCGTTCCACGCCGCCGCGGCCGCCGACCCCGCCTACCGCGCCGCCTTCCGCGCCTTCTCCGGCTACACCCACCTCAAAGGCACGGACAACGCCTGGGCGGTCCGCGACGCGCTGTCGGAGTACGGCCGCTTCGGCCAGATCGACGCCGTCAAGAGCCAGATCGTGCCCGACCTCGGCGCCCTGCTGGCGATCACCGAGACGAACTTCGGCAAGATGAGCCCGCCCTGGATGTCGCTCGCGAGCTGGCTCAACGTCTACGGCGAGTGCGCCGCGTACAACGTGTGCAAGGACCAGGTCGAGAAGCAGCTCTTCACCCACACGTACAGCTACGACAACGGCGCCATCCAGGTCCGCACGGCCCTCGACCAGGCCACCGTCGACCAGCTGTACTACGCGAGCAAGCAGGTGAAGTCGCAGTACTTCCGGGTGCTCGGCACCGACAAGCCGCTCGCGGGCGACACCAACACCACGCTCCACATCCACCTGTACGCCTCGCGCGCCGACTACGAGGTCTTCCAGCCGTTCCTGACCGGCCTGTCCACCAACAACGGCGGGATGTACATCGAGGACGGCGCGACCTTCTACACCTACCAGCGCCGGGTGCCGCAGGACTCCACGCTCACCCTCGAAGAGCTCTTCCGGCACGAGTACACGCACTACCTCAACGGCCGCTGGGCGGTGCCCGGGACGTTCGGGCAGGGCGCCTGGTACACCGGCGACCGCACCACGGCCATGGACGAGGGGACCGCCGAGTTCTTCGACGGCGGCACCCGCGGCGACGGCATCGCCGTGCGTAAGTCGCTGGTCAAGGGCATCATCAACGACACGGCGCGCGGCGGCCCGCGGATGAGCGTCGACCAGCTGCTGCACGCCACGTACGACGGCGACGGCTTCCGCTTCTACAACTACGCGGGAACGTTCTTCGAGTTCCTGTGGAACGAGCGGCCCTCGCTGCTGCGGGAGATGTACGGGTACCTGCGCGCGGACGACCCGGCGGGCTTCGACGCCTGGCGCAACCGGATGGGCCGGGACGCGGAGCTGCAGGCCGAGTACAACGCGTTCCTGGACGCGCAGATAGCCAAGGTGGACACGCTGTACGTGCCCGACACCAAGTACACCCCCAACGCCAAGCTGAAGTACTCGGCCCTGTCGGGCGTGCGCACCGCGTTCGCCAAGTCCACCTACACCCAGCCGGACTGCGTCGAGAACGGCGACCCGGGCAAGCGCCGCTTCACCTGCACGGGCCGGATCACCGCGCGCCTCGCCGACGCGAACGACCCGGACCAGGTCTTCGTGGACATGTCCGAGACGGTCGACTCCTTCATCCTCGACCGGGCGGAGAAGGGGGGCAACAACCTCGCCGACATGAACTGTTCCTTCGGAACAGTGGACATCTGGTCCAACAAGGCGGGCGGCACCTCCACTTACTCCTGTGAGGGCCCGCTGCGCAGCTGACGTCCCGGCTCCGGGGCCGGGGCGACTCCGACCGCTCCGGCCCCTTGGCCGCCTTGGAGGAATGTGACATATTACTGTGGTGCCCAAGAGACACCCCCTGGACGCCGTGATCGTCGGCGCCGGAGTCGTCGGTGCGGCCTGCGCGTACTACGCGGGGCGCTCCGGACTCCGCGTCGCGGTGGTCGACCGCGGTCCCGTCGCGGGCGGCACCACGGGTGCGGGGGAAGGCAATCTGCTCGTCTCCGACAAGGAGGCGGGCCCCGAGCTCGACCTCGCGCTGCTGTCCACCCGACTCTGGCGCGACCTCGCCCACGTCCTCCCACCGGAGATCGAGTACGAGCCCAAGGGCGGTCTCGTCGTGGCGCCCGACGAGACCGCTCTCACGGCGCTGCGCACGTTCGCCGAAGGGCAGCGCAAGGCCGGGGTGCAGGCGCGCGAGATCGCCCCCGACCGGCTGTACGACCTGGAGCCCCATCTCGCCCCCGGCCTCGCCGGCGGCTTCCTCTACCCGCAGGACGCCCAGGTCCAGCCCGCCCAGGCGGCCGCGCAACTCCTGCGCGCGGCACGCCAGTTCGGCGCCGAGATCCATCTGGACCAGGAGGTCGAGGACGTCCTCACCGGGCCGGACGGCCGCGTCCGGGGCGTCCGCACCCCGCAGGGCGACCTGCTCGCCCCGGCCGTCGTCAACGCCGCCGGGACCTGGGGCGGCGAGGTCGCCGCCCTGGCGGGCACCTCGCTGCCGGTGCTGCCCCGCCGCGGCTTCGTCCTGGTCACCGAGCCGCTGCCGCGCCTGGTGCGGCACAAGGTGTACGCCGCCGACTACATCGCGGACGTCGCCAGCGGCTCGGCCGCGCTCCAGTCCTCCGCGGTGGTCGAGGGGACGGCCGCGGGGCCGGTCCTGATCGGCGCCACGCGCGAGCGCGTGGGCTTCGACCGCGCGCTGTCGACCGAGGCGCTGCGCCGCCTCGCCGTCCAGGCCGCCGCCCTGTTCCCGGTCCTCACGGGCGTCCGCGCGATCCGTACGTACCATGGCTTCCGCCCCTACCTTCCCGACCATCTGCCCGCGATCGGCCCCGACCTCCGGGTGCCGGGCCTGCTGCACGCGTGCGGCCACGAGGGCGCGGGCATCGGCCTCGCACCGGCCACCGGCCTGCTGCTCGCCTCGGCGCTGCGGGGCGAGCGCACGGCCCTGGACCTCCGGCCGTTCAGGCCCGACCGGTTCGCGGAGCAGGAGCACGACGGTGAGTACGAGCAGGGGGCCGGCCGATGACGAAGGCGTACGAGCCGGAGGACGGCTCCACGGCGAGCCGCCCCGACCCCAGCCGCTCCGACCCCAACAGCTTCGACGCCAACCGCTCCGACCCCAACAGCTCCGACGCCAACCGCTCCGACCCCAATCGCCCCACCCCCAACCGCCGCTCCCCGAGGGGCGCCTCCTCGCCCGCCGCGCTCGTCCGGGCGACCCCCGGCCCCGCCTTCGACCTCACCTTCGACGGCCGGCCGATCACCGCACTGCCGGGGCAGAGCATCGCCGCCGCGCTCTGGGCCGCCGGGATCCTCTCCTGGCGCACCACGCGCGCGGGGGGCGAGCCGCGCGGCGCGTTCTGCGGGATCGGCGCCTGCTACGACTGCCTCGCCACCGTCAACGGCCGCCCCAACCAGCGCGCCTGCCTCGTCGCGGCCCGCCCCGGCGACGCGATCACCACCCAGGAGGGCACCGGCCATGCCGACCTCGCCGTCTGAGCCGTCTGAGCCGTCTGAGCCGTCTGAGCCGTCTCAGCCCTCTGAGCTGCCGGAGCCGGCCGGGCCGTCCGACCTGGCCGTCGTCGGCGCCGGACCCGCCGGGCTCGCGGCGGCCGTGGCCGCGGCCGACCTCGGCCTGAGCGTGACCGTCCTGGACGCGGGGG encodes the following:
- a CDS encoding RidA family protein — protein: MNLHRVNPAELSPATGFSHAVVATGGRLVFLAGQTALDADGKVVGETLPEQFRTALTNLLAALAAAGGTPADLARVTVYTTDVADYRARAHELGLIWRQLAGRDYPAMAVIGVVRLWDEQARVELDGFAVLD
- a CDS encoding acyl-CoA dehydrogenase family protein; amino-acid sequence: MPAFALEPEQQEWCAWLRTTAGERLRPLADKGDPGRVNRPLVAALGELGLLERLFASGALDLCLMRESLAYACTEAETALALQGLGAHPVAAHGTEAQRARWLPEVTAGRAVAAFALSEPDAGSDAAALALKAEPDGGGWRLTGEKCWISNAPEADFCTVFARTTEGAGARGVTAFLVPADRSGLSGTALDMLSPHPVGTLVFDGVRVGAGDVLGEPDRGFRVAMGTLNLFRPSVGAFAVGMAQAALDATVAHTARRSAFGGPLKDLQAVAHQVAEMATRTEAARLLVYGAAAAYDRGAPEVPKYSAMAKLLATETAQYVVDTAVQLHGARALRRGHLLEHLYREVRAPRIYEGATEVQRTIIAKELYR
- a CDS encoding PaaX family transcriptional regulator C-terminal domain-containing protein, which translates into the protein MAEQHTPRSLIVTLYGAYGRETAGSLAVAELIRLLAAVGVDAPSVRSSVSRLKRRGLLVPERTASGAAGYALSADARQLLDDGDRRIYPHARPRARDGWVLAVFSVPESERNKRHVLRSRLAGLGFGTAAPGVWIAPARLYDETRHTLERLQLAPYVDLFRGEHLGFAPTAEAVGRWWDLTAIAKQHDEFLGLHEPALRAWEARAQTSSEVPPEEAYRDYLLALDSWRRLPYADPGLPAALLPPDWPGERSAAVFHRLHARLRDAGAAFVRREPGADG
- a CDS encoding AMP-binding protein, whose translation is MELKTSAHADTFSRDHLPPADQWPELVFDLPELRYPERLNCGAELLDRTIERFGADRPVFRTAEGAPWTYGELRARVDRIAHVLTTELGVVPGNRVLLRGPTTPWLAACWLAVMKAGAVAVTVLAQQRPHELATICELGRIGHALCDARSLEDLEKAAVPGLRITPYGGSTADDLLRLADAPTARGPFTAVATAADDVALIAFTSGTTGRPKGCMHFHRDVLAIADTFARHVLRPRPDDVFAGSPPLGFTFGLGGLVIFPMRAGASSLLLEQSGPKQLLPALARHRVSVLFTAPTAYRAMLEELDGYDVGALRRCVSAGENLPAATWRAWHERTGLRIINGIGATELLHIFISAADDDIRPGATGKPVPGWHARVVDASGQPVVDGEPGLLAVRGPVGCRYLADPRQSEYVQGGWNLTGDTYVREPDGYFRYVARADDMIISAGYNIAGPEVEDALMRHPDVVETAVIGRPDEARGQVVVAYCVLRDGVVGGEAMAGLLRDHVKAELAPYKCPREVVFLDALPRTPTGKLQRFRLRALE
- a CDS encoding BlaI/MecI/CopY family transcriptional regulator; its protein translation is MTDEDRRARRRGQGELEAQVLAALRNAAGPVTAGWVRERIGGALAYTTVVTILSRLYAKQSVTRERAGRSFVWTPAADEAGLAALRMRKVLDGEQDRGAVLASFVTALSPDDERLLRALLDSADSVDGSDDVPAVDGAEAETGD
- a CDS encoding collagenase: MSQLRSARKPLLAAAVAATLLVTAGQAAQAAQAPHPAKADASRALPATFSGRSAPGADTGANPFDEVDHIAKAPKQTARQLPAPGGQQEGRIAGPQTRAVAPAAHKGLRAAGVACTLDGITGLSPQGLADFLTDPAVTADGCLRGLIWTWDARLAPVMSDAHVQAVARRATSLAASHDGKNSSHLLELFTYLHAVAYQDYGRDEIDVTDQPTVDAMREAVAALGSAAHTFDVTPQNAQTLREALYAASAPGLRQHQLPLIKRVLATMAPGAPTAASKDWAGAALAALSVNYLGVYPGNKDTAFHAAAAADPAYRAAFRAFSGYTHLKGTDNAWAVRDALSEYGRFGQIDAVKSQIVPDLGALLAITETNFGKMSPPWMSLASWLNVYGECAAYNVCKDQVEKQLFTHTYSYDNGAIQVRTALDQATVDQLYYASKQVKSQYFRVLGTDKPLAGDTNTTLHIHLYASRADYEVFQPFLTGLSTNNGGMYIEDGATFYTYQRRVPQDSTLTLEELFRHEYTHYLNGRWAVPGTFGQGAWYTGDRTTAMDEGTAEFFDGGTRGDGIAVRKSLVKGIINDTARGGPRMSVDQLLHATYDGDGFRFYNYAGTFFEFLWNERPSLLREMYGYLRADDPAGFDAWRNRMGRDAELQAEYNAFLDAQIAKVDTLYVPDTKYTPNAKLKYSALSGVRTAFAKSTYTQPDCVENGDPGKRRFTCTGRITARLADANDPDQVFVDMSETVDSFILDRAEKGGNNLADMNCSFGTVDIWSNKAGGTSTYSCEGPLRS
- a CDS encoding M56 family metallopeptidase, with amino-acid sequence MGVFVFLPLVLPLTAWPIARLAEQQLHPRAATWLLAAVGGVLALCSTLCLMLLMVVGTAQLPGNPLPDAWADPEVRAVLPYDEVVGQVAIPLLMAVAGACAHLVWLHRRVRTRATRTLAGLPEGRLAVLPDDARAYAYALPGGRGAARARGRIVVSRAMLESLDARERQALIAHEEAHLTARHHRFLLVAGLAARANPFLRPLRTAVVYTAERWADEDAARTVGDRRTVARAIGKAALVSRPAAGRGAATALVGFATAGPVPRRVAALLGPVPPAPALPPAWTAAGLALWTAAGGAAVSALASANATVTLFTVLKAATVL
- a CDS encoding FAD-binding oxidoreductase — its product is MPKRHPLDAVIVGAGVVGAACAYYAGRSGLRVAVVDRGPVAGGTTGAGEGNLLVSDKEAGPELDLALLSTRLWRDLAHVLPPEIEYEPKGGLVVAPDETALTALRTFAEGQRKAGVQAREIAPDRLYDLEPHLAPGLAGGFLYPQDAQVQPAQAAAQLLRAARQFGAEIHLDQEVEDVLTGPDGRVRGVRTPQGDLLAPAVVNAAGTWGGEVAALAGTSLPVLPRRGFVLVTEPLPRLVRHKVYAADYIADVASGSAALQSSAVVEGTAAGPVLIGATRERVGFDRALSTEALRRLAVQAAALFPVLTGVRAIRTYHGFRPYLPDHLPAIGPDLRVPGLLHACGHEGAGIGLAPATGLLLASALRGERTALDLRPFRPDRFAEQEHDGEYEQGAGR